The proteins below come from a single Tolypothrix sp. NIES-4075 genomic window:
- a CDS encoding AbrB/MazE/SpoVT family DNA-binding domain-containing protein yields the protein MNELSKSVEVHLGRQGRLVIPAALRRSLGFEAGDALIARQEEGRLVLEKAETIKLRLKARFSQVPKDRSLVDELIAERREEAKREDAE from the coding sequence ATGAATGAACTATCCAAATCGGTAGAAGTCCATCTCGGTAGGCAGGGGCGTTTGGTGATTCCGGCTGCATTGCGGCGATCGCTCGGCTTTGAAGCAGGGGATGCTCTGATCGCTCGCCAGGAAGAGGGGCGGCTGGTGCTGGAGAAGGCAGAAACGATTAAGTTGCGACTGAAGGCTCGGTTCTCGCAAGTGCCGAAGGACAGAAGTTTGGTAGATGAATTAATCGCGGAACGCCGTGAAGAAGCGAAAAGAGAAGACGCTGAATGA
- a CDS encoding type II toxin-antitoxin system VapC family toxin — MTIVLDASALLAYLKDEPGADVVEAVLAESVISSVNWAEVIQKSIAAGVVVEGMLDDLQALGLVVEPFTPEDGEVAGRLWEQTRSFGLSLGDRACLSLGLRLGVPVLTSDRAWATLTLALDVQMIR, encoded by the coding sequence ATGACTATTGTTCTGGATGCTTCGGCGCTGCTGGCTTACCTGAAGGATGAGCCGGGGGCTGATGTTGTGGAAGCAGTACTGGCTGAGTCGGTGATTTCGAGTGTGAACTGGGCTGAGGTGATTCAGAAGTCTATTGCAGCGGGTGTGGTTGTTGAGGGAATGCTGGATGATTTGCAGGCGCTGGGGCTGGTGGTAGAGCCGTTTACACCGGAGGATGGCGAGGTGGCGGGACGGCTTTGGGAACAAACACGCTCCTTTGGGTTGTCTCTGGGAGACCGCGCTTGTTTGAGCCTGGGGCTGCGATTGGGAGTGCCCGTTTTGACCAGCGATCGCGCTTGGGCAACGCTCACGCTG